One window from the genome of Oryza glaberrima chromosome 3, OglaRS2, whole genome shotgun sequence encodes:
- the LOC127765247 gene encoding uncharacterized protein LOC127765247, translated as MCSCARLPHPALQPAPAPAPPPPNLKPKPAPTTRGPCPSPRTLVARAAPRRDDSTAPPPPPPPPSTFDFLALKRELEEEEEEEVVAVEPRDGGGGDGLASEDDGDGEAKRSGGGGESSGGRKRRQMARRSGLLAKQVISVSSARSLGFVSQLWVDAASWIVALVEVRPSLLSGEAEKFLFEDIYQVGDVVLVEDETVVENEFKLVGLHSLVGYSVVTSRRRNVGKVRGFTFDINTGAMESLEFDSFGISIVPSSLVSTYCLFVEDVLDIVSDTIVVHEDAISRVQRLTQGIWGTQNIQGPGGQMDDNGRYRRRKARRVQRQNGLRNSSGRKLHRKMRDRDGDWELPMDY; from the exons ATGTGCTCCTGCGCGCGACTCCCGCACCCGGCCTTGCaacccgcgcccgcgcccgcgccgccgcctccaaacCTCAAGCCCAAGCCCGCCCCCACCACGCGCGGCCCATGCCCATCCCCCCGCACCCTCGTCGCGCGCGCGGCCCCTCGGCGGGACgactcgacggcgccgccgccgccgccgccgccgccgtccaccttcGACTTCCTCGCGCTGAAGcgggagctcgaggaggaggaggaggaggaggtggtggctgtTGAGCCGCGGGATGGAGGGGGCGGAGATGGGCTTGCCAGTgaggacgatggcgacggggaggcgaagcggagcggcggcggcggcgagagcagcggcgggaggaagaggcggcagATGGCGAGGCGGTCGGGGCTGCTCGCCAAGCAGGTGATCAGCGTCAGCTCGGCGCGGAGCCTCGGGTTCGTGTCGCAGCTCTGGGTCGACGCCGCGTCG TGGATTGTTGCATTGGTTGAAGTGAGGCCAAGTTTGCTTTCGGGAGAAGCTGAGAAATTCCTTTTTGAGGACATATATCAG GTTGGAGATGTTGTGCTTGTTGAGGATGAAACCGTGGTCGAGAATGAGTTTAAGCTAGTTGGACTGCACAGCTTG GTGGGCTACAGTGTTGTTACATCTAGGAGGCGTAATGTTGGTAAG GTGCGTGGCTTCACCTTTGACATCAACACTGGTGCTATGGAGTCTCTTGAGTTTGACTCGTTTGGGATTTCCATTGTCCCTTCTAGTCTG GTAAGCACATATTGCTTGTTTGTTGAAGATGTGCTTGATATAGTTTCTGATACAATAGTGGTGCATGAAGATGCAATCTCTCGGGTTCAACGGTTAACACAG GGCATTTGGGGCACACAAAATATCCAAGGACCTGGTGGTCAGATGGATGATAACGGTAGATATCGGAGGAGAAAAGCTCGGCGTGTTCAGAGACAAAACGGTCTACGAAATTCCAGTGGCCGAAAACTCCATAGGAAGATGAGGGACCGAGATGGTGACTGGGAACTACCAATGGACTATTGA
- the LOC127768508 gene encoding protein ENHANCED DISEASE RESISTANCE 4-like produces MASVNTGGLRLVRCPKCYNILPEPPNVEVYKCGGCDTILRVKIRPSNGQNVATKQVRQDSDDFSVATTASNGVHPQKKDIAFSGATMDRSRTPDAPSTDTEHASNGTSSNDNGHAMSVENNASEVADTDNKEDCNLDGQNTSGRIEGPSEEIPPNANGMDIDSDKEETYNVEGIAENSEDCRVRGGGDIDTECNLSLPEHELPLHQESKSDSELKEATKTEDEATKKGHLVRVQSRSCDLRESHRASAGSSMDFHSARTSLQSKSFRASEPLQSKIMKTVDELRGDLSEFFSKPEEEGEDDDDRKPKTAAYPPRPSKQDGYSKPRAPFTSSVPLTAYHPAAKHSGHVSRLSRSGQVPPPPHHHRELSSLRYRRRRRAYSCCHSDQMETMRRPCSHDCCHYHSCRPPPCHHHDRPWKSQEGAMQRPPVQETTRRRAPPRHHCRPVLRGAPFVVCSGCNRLVQLPTDFAVPSKGTRRLQCGSCSEILSYSYRDPAKKKLQSPSGDGEECQYSTDDYEIHQAAGDADPFSYSEEYGVISYSTEEEQQPLHVSRNSSFDTVDDERSAKLHRLMGYSSASELLRLRRSPDLYESFGERTPAARTSDTKGKAICVADEEEHPSAKVRRGRGLPLPGILKKGIHGLESLKLR; encoded by the exons ATGGCAAGCGTAAACACTGGAGGTTTACGCCTGGTGAGATGCCCAAAGTGTTATAACATTCTACCAGAACCTCCCAATGTTGAGGTCTACAAGTGTGGTGGTTGTGACACCATACTTCGAG TTAAAATCCGTCCCAGCAATGGACAAAATGTAGCGACGAAACAAGTCCGGCAAGACTCCGATGATTTTTCGGTTGCTACCACCGCGAGCAATGGAGTGCATCCTCAAAAGAAGGATATTGCTTTCAGTGGTGCTACCATGGACAGATCCCGTACCCCTGATGCTCCGAGCACTGACACAGAGCATGCCAGTAATGGCACGAGCAGCAACGATAATGGCCATGCTATGTCAGTTGAGAATAATGCTTCTGAAGTTGCAGATACTGACAACAAGGAAGATTGCAATTTGGATGGCCAGAACACTAGTGGAAGGATCGAAGGCCCTTCTGAAGAAATACCACCCAATGCAAATGGCATGGATATCGATTCCGACAAAGAGGAAACCTACAATGTGGAAGGAATTGCTGAGAATTCAGAGGATTGCAGGGTAAGAGGAGGTGGAGATATTGATACAGAATGCAACCTGAGTTTACCTGAGCACGAATTGCCCTTACATCAGGAGAGCAAGTCAGACTCCGAGCTGAAGGAAGCAACCAAAACCGAAGACGAGGCAACCAAGAAAGGCCATCTTGTGAGGGTGCAATCCCGTTCTTGCGATCTTCGAGAGTCGCATCGCGCGTCGGCCGGTAGCTCAATGGATTTCCACTCTGCCAGGACTTCCCTCCAGTCCAAGAGCTTCAGGGCGAGCGAGCCGCTCCAATCGAAGATCATGAAGACAGTGGACGAGCTGAGAGGTGACCTCTCTGAATTTTTCAGCAAAcctgaagaagaaggagaagacgacgacgatcgCAAGCCAAAAACAGCAGCTTACCCTCCTCGTCCTTCAAAGCAAGACGGCTACAGCAAGCCTCGTGCGCCGTTCACTTCCAGTGTGCCACTCACGGCTTACCACCCTGCAGCTAAGCATTCCGGCCATGTATCTCGCCTGAGCAGGTCAGGCCaagtccctcctcctcctcatcatcatcgtgAGCTTTCCTCGCTGCGATATCGCCGGCGGCGCAGGGCCTACTCGTGCTGCCACAGCGACCAGATGGAGACGATGAGGCGACCGTGCTCCCACGATTGCTGCCATTACCATAGCTGCCGGCCACCACCATGTCACCACCATGACCGGCCATGGAAGAGCCAAGAAGGCGCGATGCAAAGGCCGCCGGTGCAGGAGACGACGAGGCGCCGGGCTCCGCCCAGGCACCACTGCCGGCCGGTGCTGCGCGGCGCGCCGTTCGTCGTCTGCTCCGGCTGCAACCGGCTGGTCCAGCTGCCCACCGACTTCGCCGTCCCGAGCAAAGGCACGCGCCGGCTGCAGTGCGGCTCCTGCTCGGAGATCCTCTCCTACTCGTACAGGGACCCGGCCAAGAAGAAGCTCCAGTCTccgtccggcgacggcgaggagtgCCAGTACAGCACCGACGACTACGAGATCCAtcaggcggccggcgacgccgacCCGTTCTCGTACTCGGAGGAGTACGGCGTGATCAGCTACTCCaccgaggaggagcagcagccgcTGCACGTGTCGAGGAACTCGTCGTTCGACACCGTCGACGACGAGCGGAGCGCCAAGCTGCACCGGCTGATGGGGTACTCGTCGGCGAGCgagctgctgcggctgcggcgctcCCCCGACCTGTACGAGAGCTTCGGAGAGCGGACGCCCGCTGCAAGAACGAGTGACACGAAGGGCAAGGCCATCTGCGTAGCTGACGAAGAGGAGCATCCCAGCGCGAAGGTGAGAAGAGGCCGTGGCTTGCCGCTCCCAGGGATCCTGAAGAAGGGGATCCATGGACTGGAATCCCTGAAGCTCAGGTAG
- the LOC127768955 gene encoding uncharacterized protein LOC127768955 — MRSLVSRTAPPARPTSLRGRGAGAVAAGHGQATFGRRAVHGGWLVAIRLRARCRCGGGTEPVEARKEREGGPGKGEEEEEEAAAAEELEVLEEEAMGGGDEGRRPTDYDRRAHIFEESSRVFSALKHRHDDGHGVDGDHGAAAAEVARHGDTGR, encoded by the coding sequence ATGCGGTCCCTCGTCTCCCGCACCGCGCCCCCCGCGCGCCCGACGTCGCTGCGGGGCCGTGGCGCCGGTGCCGTCGCGGCTGGCCATGGACAGGCCACATTTGGCCGTCGCGCCGTTCACGGCGGCTGGCTCGTCGCGATCCGTCTCCGCGCACGgtgccggtgcggcggcgggacggAGCCGGTGGAGGCGCGGaaggagagggaaggaggaccggggaagggggaggaggaggaggaggaggccgcggcggcggaggagctagaggtgctggaggaggaggccatgggCGGTGGCGACGAGGGGCGCCGCCCCACGGACTACGACCGCCGCGCGCACATCTTCGAGGAGAGCTCCCGGGTGTTCAGCGCACTGAAGCACcggcacgacgacggccacggcgtggacggcgaccacggcgccgcggcggctgagGTGGCGCGTCACGGGGACACCGGCCGCTAG
- the LOC127768375 gene encoding protein FAR1-RELATED SEQUENCE 5-like — MAGRGVQQKSTGAAGLLVPSSHLVQPLPAVAHDMAGQSSHEHDVIVGDHGADGKQRTQISEFMTMEEDVAGAIDANANGDDNTLCRIVPEEMADKAPNQANDKVAQTLILPQVGMAFDLEQKAYDMYNTYAGKIGFSIRKSQAKHRVDGTIYQKYIVCSNQGQRQTKSSLDTTRTSCDACVQFSICRKGIWTVQKVVLEHNHCLVSPNKSHKLRSQGVL; from the exons ATGGCAGGACGAGGAGTCCAGCAGAAGAGCACAGGCGCCGCCGGGCTTCTGGTGCCGTCGTCTCATCTAGTGCAGCCTTTGCCTGCCGTAGCGCACGACATGGCAGGACAATCTTCACATGAACACGATGTAATCGTTGGGGATCATGGAGCCGATGGCAAGCAGAGAACGCAG ATCTCCGAGTTTATGACCATGGAAGAAGATGTTGCCGGCGCTATCGATGCCAACGCTAATGGTGATGACAACACACTCTGTCGCATAGTACCTGAAGAGATGGCAGATAAAGCACCAAATCAG GCCAATGATAAAGTTGCACAAACTTTGATCTTGCCTCAAGTTGGAATGGCTTTTGATTTAGAGCAGAAAGCGTATGATATGTATAACACCTATGCCGGGAAGATTGGGTTCAGTATTAGAAAGAGCCAAGCAAAGCACCGAGTTGATGGAACTATATACCAGAAATATATAGTTTGTAGTAACCAAGGACAACGACAGACTAAGTCATCACTAGACACTACTAGGACGAGTTGTGATGCTTGTGTTCAGTTTAGTATTTGTCGAAAGGGAATTTGGACAGTGCAAAAAGTTGTACTTGAACACAACCATTGTCTTGTTAGTCCAAATAAGTCGCACAAGCTGAGGTCCCAAGGCGTGTTATAG